The proteins below come from a single Salinilacihabitans rarus genomic window:
- a CDS encoding reductive dehalogenase — protein sequence MASNPDELSGGVEPSDDVDDLPEGLQEMAKHEGEIDRREMEETYEDLFEDIVETEVDRRAVLGAFAGGGGLAVLNALFAQKLFFGDDFESGMKAVASASDAPLGVRKVDDPPYEVDDDVYERIDASKHAIRHPDLYGETSGDIGEPDASESDPITQIENAWVGRGSVTIGNMDPYEASSVGEARALWAINDARARPGWGAHVNRAETTFYEKHGLDDDELATRAPDLTDPADLTHKVKKLARMMGVGAVGVADVDERWIYETTQFGQTVEIGDYDRIHGDDGTVYFPESYDKAIVIAIEMPRNMGRTGQSLASGLCSNMGYERQGYALETMSLWIEHMGYRAIPSGNDLAATVPLAIDAGLGEHGRHARLIHPQFGSNLRVSKIFTDMPLESDDWIRFGANEFCDACKICAHQCPAGAIPTGTQTWESPYPGTQEHKNPGVRKWYNDGARCRKFWGENGTNDSACMNACPFTQGRSWLHEIVRWQAGISGTVDGMLATMSRAFGYEQPLPAEAIWEMDWLPYGIYADPGLGTF from the coding sequence ATGGCCAGCAATCCCGACGAACTCTCCGGCGGAGTGGAACCATCCGACGACGTCGACGACCTTCCGGAAGGGCTACAGGAGATGGCCAAACACGAGGGGGAGATCGACCGGCGGGAGATGGAGGAGACCTACGAGGACCTCTTCGAGGACATCGTCGAGACGGAGGTCGACCGGCGGGCCGTCCTGGGGGCGTTCGCGGGCGGGGGCGGTCTCGCGGTCCTGAACGCGCTGTTCGCCCAGAAGCTGTTCTTCGGCGACGACTTCGAGTCGGGGATGAAGGCGGTCGCGTCCGCGAGCGACGCGCCCCTCGGCGTCCGGAAGGTCGACGACCCCCCTTACGAGGTCGACGACGACGTCTACGAGCGGATCGACGCGTCGAAACACGCGATCCGCCACCCCGACCTCTACGGCGAAACGTCCGGCGACATCGGCGAACCGGACGCGAGCGAGTCGGACCCGATAACCCAGATCGAAAACGCCTGGGTGGGTCGGGGCTCCGTGACGATCGGCAACATGGACCCGTACGAGGCCTCCAGCGTGGGCGAGGCGCGAGCGCTCTGGGCGATAAACGACGCCAGAGCCCGTCCCGGCTGGGGGGCACACGTGAACCGGGCGGAGACGACGTTCTACGAGAAACACGGCCTCGACGACGACGAACTGGCGACGCGGGCGCCGGACCTCACCGACCCGGCCGACCTGACCCACAAGGTCAAGAAACTCGCGCGGATGATGGGCGTCGGCGCCGTCGGCGTCGCGGACGTAGACGAGCGCTGGATCTACGAGACGACCCAGTTCGGCCAGACCGTCGAAATCGGGGACTACGACCGGATACACGGCGACGACGGTACCGTCTACTTCCCCGAGAGCTACGACAAGGCGATCGTCATCGCCATCGAGATGCCCCGGAACATGGGTCGGACGGGCCAGTCTCTCGCCAGCGGCCTCTGTTCTAACATGGGGTACGAACGCCAGGGGTACGCGCTGGAGACGATGTCGCTGTGGATCGAGCACATGGGCTACCGCGCCATCCCGAGCGGGAACGACCTCGCCGCCACCGTCCCGCTGGCGATCGACGCCGGCCTCGGCGAGCACGGCCGCCACGCGCGGCTCATCCACCCGCAGTTCGGCTCGAACCTGCGGGTGTCGAAGATCTTCACGGACATGCCCCTGGAGTCCGACGACTGGATCCGGTTCGGGGCGAACGAGTTCTGTGACGCCTGCAAGATCTGCGCCCACCAGTGTCCGGCCGGCGCGATTCCGACCGGCACGCAGACGTGGGAGAGCCCCTATCCCGGCACGCAAGAGCACAAGAACCCCGGCGTCCGCAAATGGTACAACGACGGCGCGCGCTGCCGGAAGTTCTGGGGCGAGAACGGCACGAACGACAGCGCCTGTATGAACGCCTGCCCGTTCACGCAGGGTCGAAGCTGGCTCCACGAGATCGTCCGCTGGCAGGCGGGCATCTCGGGCACCGTCGACGGGATGCTGGCGACGATGTCGCGCGCGTTCGGCTACGAGCAACCCCTCCCCGCGGAGGCGATCTGGGAGATGGACTGGCTCCCGTACGGCATCTACGCGGACCCCGGTCTCGGGACGTTCTAG